One window of the Pseudarthrobacter sp. ATCC 49987 genome contains the following:
- a CDS encoding glycosyltransferase family 39 protein: protein MTATTAHTAGTPAAPAPEQTPPTTTAGLLPPTAHGSRHRLLFGPQPRWVRPSAALLLVLAAVLYLWNLEATGYGNSFYAAAVQAGTKDWTALLFGSLDAGNAITVDKPPAALWIPALAGRIFGFSALSMLIPQALMGVAAVGLLYLTVKRVSGPAAGLLAGGALALTPVAALMFRFNNPDAMLILCLVLAAYLTTRAIEKAGWKWLAAAGAVIGLAFLTKMLQGFLIIPALGLAYLWAAPTTLVRRLLHLLGAAAGIAVVAGSYIALFQLTPASARPYMAGSKTNSFLELTFGYNGLGRITGSGGAMPDFGAMPGGGAMPDFGAMPGGGPGGGGNAGFGGTAGITRMFGTSFGGEVSWLLPAALILLVAGLWFTHREARTSATRAALLLWGGWLIGTAGIFSFMGGIVHPYYAVALAPAVAALVGIGSVELWRGRSFWPARIVLAVTVLTTSTWSAILLVRDPDWMPGLRVIIVVLGVLAAAALLLSMDRMAALPAKLRKAATAGVLVTSLLAGGLGTTAWTLATAAQPHSGAIPTSGPSASAMGDGKGGPGMVPGDDGNAGGAAADTRAGRRAPGGPGVDTASAELIALLKSSGTKWSAIVSGATSAADLELATDTSVIALGGFSGGDPYPTLAQFQQMVDRGEIGYFIAGSMGGGPGGNSEVATWVAANYAAETVGNSTVYKLAS, encoded by the coding sequence ATGACCGCCACCACCGCTCACACCGCCGGGACCCCGGCCGCTCCGGCCCCTGAGCAGACACCCCCGACGACGACGGCAGGGCTTCTGCCGCCCACAGCGCACGGGAGCCGCCACCGGCTGCTGTTCGGACCGCAACCACGGTGGGTTCGGCCCTCCGCAGCCCTGCTGCTGGTCCTCGCCGCCGTGCTGTACCTCTGGAACCTGGAAGCCACCGGCTACGGAAACTCCTTCTACGCCGCCGCGGTCCAGGCGGGCACCAAGGACTGGACGGCGTTGCTGTTCGGCTCGCTCGACGCCGGCAACGCCATCACGGTGGACAAACCGCCGGCCGCCCTCTGGATCCCGGCCCTCGCCGGACGGATCTTCGGCTTCTCGGCCCTGAGCATGCTCATCCCCCAGGCGCTCATGGGCGTGGCCGCCGTCGGGCTTCTCTACCTGACGGTGAAACGCGTATCAGGACCGGCTGCGGGACTGCTGGCCGGCGGCGCCCTGGCACTGACACCGGTGGCTGCCCTGATGTTCCGGTTCAACAACCCGGACGCCATGCTCATCCTGTGCCTGGTGCTGGCCGCCTACCTCACCACCCGCGCCATCGAGAAAGCCGGCTGGAAATGGCTCGCCGCAGCCGGCGCCGTGATCGGACTGGCCTTCCTGACCAAGATGCTGCAGGGCTTCCTGATCATTCCCGCACTGGGCCTGGCCTACCTCTGGGCGGCGCCCACCACCTTGGTCCGCCGGCTCCTGCACCTGTTGGGCGCCGCAGCAGGAATTGCGGTGGTAGCCGGAAGCTACATTGCACTGTTCCAGCTGACCCCCGCCTCAGCCCGGCCGTACATGGCCGGCTCCAAAACCAACAGCTTCCTGGAACTTACCTTCGGGTACAACGGCCTGGGACGGATCACCGGCTCCGGCGGAGCCATGCCGGACTTCGGCGCCATGCCGGGCGGCGGAGCCATGCCGGACTTCGGCGCCATGCCCGGCGGAGGCCCCGGCGGCGGTGGAAACGCGGGCTTTGGCGGCACGGCCGGCATCACCCGCATGTTCGGAACCAGCTTCGGCGGGGAAGTGTCCTGGTTGCTCCCGGCAGCCCTGATCCTGCTGGTCGCCGGGCTCTGGTTCACCCACCGCGAGGCACGGACATCCGCCACCCGCGCCGCACTTCTGCTCTGGGGCGGCTGGCTGATCGGCACGGCAGGCATCTTCAGCTTCATGGGCGGCATCGTCCACCCGTACTACGCCGTGGCGCTGGCCCCCGCGGTCGCGGCCCTTGTGGGCATCGGTTCGGTGGAACTGTGGCGGGGACGGTCCTTCTGGCCCGCGCGGATCGTTTTGGCCGTGACGGTGCTGACCACCTCCACATGGTCCGCTATTCTGCTGGTCCGCGACCCGGACTGGATGCCGGGGCTTCGGGTGATCATCGTGGTCCTTGGCGTCCTGGCTGCGGCAGCGCTCCTGCTCAGCATGGACCGCATGGCGGCGCTCCCGGCCAAGCTCCGCAAGGCCGCCACGGCCGGGGTCCTGGTCACCTCGCTGCTGGCCGGCGGCCTCGGGACCACGGCCTGGACACTGGCGACGGCGGCCCAGCCGCATTCCGGTGCGATCCCCACCTCCGGACCTAGCGCGTCCGCGATGGGCGACGGCAAGGGCGGGCCGGGCATGGTCCCGGGCGACGACGGCAATGCCGGCGGCGCGGCCGCGGACACCAGAGCCGGGCGCAGAGCCCCCGGCGGACCCGGCGTCGACACGGCGTCGGCGGAACTGATCGCACTGTTGAAGTCCTCCGGCACCAAGTGGTCCGCGATTGTCTCCGGTGCCACCTCCGCAGCGGACTTGGAACTCGCCACCGACACTTCCGTGATCGCTCTGGGCGGCTTCTCTGGCGGTGACCCGTACCCAACCCTCGCGCAGTTCCAGCAGATGGTGGACCGTGGCGAGATCGGATACTTCATCGCCGGCAGTATGGGCGGGGGGCCCGGGGGCAACTCCGAGGTCGCCACCTGGGTGGCAGCCAACTACGCGGCTGAAACCGTCGGTAACAGCACCGTCTACAAACTGGCGTCGTAA
- a CDS encoding PhzF family phenazine biosynthesis protein: MQRRLAFAAPPLTRSGPVAEGDLTRVAAGLGMPREASWLVNGPDWIGVLLESAELVLAVRPDYAAMAGLKVGVVGPHPAGSEVGFEVRTFIPGDAAAEDPVTGSFNAGAAQWLIGSGRAPESYLAAQGTVLGRAGRVHIDAVGEDIWVGGSSVSCIEGFVLLRTVERVVGRTARCAPVALPVVVAIARAGGPGVTGQRRTGIKAPGPGFYR; the protein is encoded by the coding sequence GTGCAGAGAAGGCTGGCTTTCGCGGCGCCGCCGCTGACCCGCTCGGGGCCGGTGGCCGAGGGGGACCTCACCCGCGTCGCCGCCGGCCTGGGGATGCCGCGGGAGGCGTCCTGGCTGGTCAACGGCCCGGACTGGATCGGTGTGCTGCTCGAGTCAGCGGAGCTGGTGCTGGCTGTCAGGCCTGATTACGCGGCCATGGCGGGACTCAAGGTCGGTGTGGTCGGTCCCCATCCGGCCGGATCCGAGGTCGGCTTCGAGGTGCGCACCTTTATCCCGGGCGACGCCGCGGCGGAAGACCCCGTCACCGGCAGCTTTAATGCCGGCGCGGCCCAGTGGCTGATCGGCAGTGGCCGTGCCCCCGAGTCCTACCTGGCGGCGCAGGGTACGGTGCTGGGCCGCGCCGGACGGGTCCACATCGATGCTGTGGGGGAGGACATCTGGGTCGGAGGGAGCTCGGTGAGCTGCATTGAGGGCTTCGTCCTGCTCAGAACGGTTGAACGGGTCGTCGGCCGGACCGCGCGTTGCGCCCCCGTTGCGCTGCCAGTTGTGGTCGCCATTGCGCGGGCTGGAGGACCGGGAGTGACAGGGCAACGAAGGACGGGAATAAAAGCTCCGGGACCCGGCTTCTACAGGTAG
- a CDS encoding FMN reductase, whose product MESRRITVLSAGLGVPSSSRLLADQLAASAERQLAAAGYAVDIAVVELRDLAVDIANNFVTGYAAPKLAEVIARVEASDGIVAVSPVFSASYSGLFKSFIDVLDPKSLEGKAVLLGATAGTDRHQMVLDFAMRPLFAYLRTRIASTAVFAGPQDWGNNDDGGSPLSTRIDRAAGEFIGLLQGAQPGQKQPVLESLPFEQLLAGISGRH is encoded by the coding sequence GTGGAATCCCGCCGCATCACCGTTCTCTCCGCCGGACTCGGCGTCCCGTCATCCAGCCGGCTGCTCGCGGACCAGCTGGCCGCCTCCGCCGAGCGCCAGCTCGCCGCAGCAGGCTACGCCGTGGATATCGCGGTGGTGGAACTGCGGGACCTCGCCGTGGACATCGCGAACAATTTTGTGACCGGCTATGCGGCTCCAAAGCTCGCCGAGGTGATCGCCCGGGTCGAGGCCTCGGACGGGATCGTTGCCGTCAGCCCGGTCTTCAGCGCCTCCTACAGCGGTCTCTTCAAGTCCTTCATCGACGTCCTCGACCCCAAGTCGCTCGAGGGCAAGGCCGTCCTGCTCGGCGCCACGGCCGGAACGGACCGGCACCAGATGGTCCTGGATTTCGCCATGCGGCCCCTGTTCGCCTACCTCCGCACCCGTATCGCCAGCACTGCTGTCTTCGCCGGCCCCCAGGACTGGGGCAACAACGACGACGGCGGCTCGCCCCTCTCCACGCGGATCGACCGGGCGGCCGGCGAGTTCATCGGCCTGCTGCAGGGCGCGCAGCCGGGGCAGAAGCAGCCCGTCCTGGAATCGCTTCCGTTCGAGCAGTTGCTCGCCGGCATCTCCGGCCGGCACTGA
- a CDS encoding TFIIB-type zinc ribbon-containing protein has product MKCPVDSIDLIMSERSGVEIDYCPKCRGVWLDRGELDKILDRAAESMGTGASAPAAAPLPPATPGHIPPPLYDFDPRRDDSRSDERRNDDRRDRPRYEQPRYDDRRRPKKKEGWLGELFDF; this is encoded by the coding sequence ATGAAGTGTCCTGTGGATTCAATTGACCTGATCATGAGCGAACGTAGCGGCGTCGAGATAGATTATTGCCCCAAGTGCCGCGGCGTGTGGCTGGACCGGGGGGAACTGGACAAGATCCTTGACCGCGCCGCGGAGTCCATGGGAACTGGCGCATCAGCACCCGCGGCGGCACCGCTGCCGCCGGCGACGCCCGGCCACATTCCGCCACCGCTCTATGATTTTGACCCGCGCCGCGATGACAGCCGGTCAGATGAGCGCCGCAATGACGACCGCAGGGACCGGCCCCGCTATGAACAGCCGCGCTATGACGACCGCCGCCGCCCGAAGAAGAAGGAAGGCTGGCTTGGCGAGCTGTTCGACTTCTAG
- the dnaB gene encoding replicative DNA helicase, translating to MSVTHLDSVEGTRGAEGSRKPPQDIPAEQSVLGGMMLSKDAIADVVEILRGVDFYRPAHETIYEAIIDLYGRGEPADAVTVSDELTKRGEINRIGGPAYLHELIQTVPTAANAGYYAEIVGERAVLRRLVNAGTKIVQLGYGQDGEVEDLVNQAQAEIYAVAERRTAEDYVVLKDVMESTVDEIEASGHREEGMTGVPTGFYELDELTHGLHPGQMIVIAARPAVGKSTFALDFARSAAIKNNLATVMFSLEMGRNEIAMRLLSAEATIGLQDLRKGTIKDEQWSKIATTMGRMNDAPLFIDDSPNMSLMEIRAKCRRLKQQHDLKLVILDYLQLMSSGKKVESRQQEVSEFSRALKLLAKELQVPVIALSQLNRGSEQRQDKRPMVSDLRESGSIEQDADMVILLHREDVYDKESPRAGEADILIAKHRNGPTKDIVVAFQGHYSRFANMAADAGGGGF from the coding sequence TTGTCAGTTACGCATCTGGACTCAGTCGAGGGGACCCGGGGAGCCGAAGGCAGCCGCAAGCCGCCGCAGGACATTCCCGCCGAGCAGTCAGTATTGGGCGGCATGATGCTGTCCAAGGACGCCATCGCCGACGTCGTCGAAATCCTCCGGGGCGTGGACTTCTACCGTCCTGCGCACGAGACGATCTACGAAGCCATCATCGACCTCTACGGCCGTGGCGAGCCTGCCGATGCCGTCACTGTTTCGGATGAACTGACAAAGCGGGGTGAGATCAACCGGATCGGCGGCCCTGCCTACCTCCACGAACTCATCCAGACGGTGCCCACCGCTGCCAACGCCGGCTACTACGCCGAAATCGTGGGTGAGCGCGCGGTCTTGCGGCGCCTGGTCAATGCCGGAACCAAGATTGTCCAGCTCGGCTACGGCCAGGACGGCGAGGTCGAGGACCTGGTGAACCAGGCCCAGGCCGAGATCTACGCCGTGGCGGAGCGCCGTACGGCAGAGGACTATGTGGTCCTCAAGGACGTGATGGAGTCCACCGTGGACGAGATCGAAGCGTCCGGCCACCGCGAGGAGGGAATGACCGGCGTTCCCACCGGCTTCTACGAGCTTGATGAGCTCACCCACGGACTGCACCCCGGCCAGATGATCGTCATCGCGGCCCGCCCCGCCGTCGGTAAGTCCACTTTCGCGTTGGACTTCGCCCGTTCCGCGGCCATCAAGAACAACCTCGCTACCGTGATGTTCTCCCTGGAAATGGGCCGGAACGAGATCGCCATGCGTTTGCTGTCCGCGGAGGCCACGATCGGCCTTCAGGACCTGCGCAAGGGCACCATCAAGGACGAGCAGTGGTCCAAGATCGCCACCACCATGGGCCGGATGAATGATGCCCCGCTGTTCATCGACGACAGCCCCAACATGTCGCTGATGGAAATCAGGGCCAAGTGCCGCCGCCTGAAGCAGCAGCACGATCTCAAGCTTGTTATCCTCGACTACCTCCAGCTGATGAGCTCCGGCAAGAAAGTGGAGTCCCGCCAGCAGGAAGTCTCCGAGTTCTCCCGTGCGCTGAAGCTGCTGGCCAAGGAACTGCAGGTTCCGGTCATTGCCCTCTCGCAGCTGAACCGTGGTTCCGAGCAGCGCCAGGACAAGCGGCCGATGGTCTCGGACCTGCGTGAATCCGGTTCCATTGAGCAGGATGCTGACATGGTCATCCTGCTGCACCGCGAAGACGTCTACGACAAGGAATCGCCGCGTGCCGGCGAGGCGGATATTCTTATCGCCAAGCACCGTAACGGCCCGACCAAGGACATTGTGGTCGCCTTCCAGGGCCACTACTCCCGGTTCGCCAACATGGCGGCCGACGCCGGGGGCGGCGGCTTCTAG
- a CDS encoding acyl-CoA thioesterase, translating to MSETAANAVTLRFLAAPTDVGHSGSVDAGTVLEWVDKAAYAAAVGWAKSYCVTAYVGNIHFADPVNSGDMVEVTATIVYTGRSSMHIRTVVSSGDPKGGAATMRSQCIVIFVAVGDDGKPIPVPQFEPTTPEEIEQRDHALARIKVREDIVQAMSAQEYTDAGTAEKVVLRFMAAPTDVNWGGKVHGGIVMKWIDEAAYVCASRYCGMDTVAVFSGGVRFYRPLLIGHVVEVEARLVYTGTKGMHIAVHVRSGDPKGRKLELTTYCLTVMVARDEHGTSVPVPQWVPVSEEDKRLHAHARELLEIRGRAPGNRLPNHLLPAEGR from the coding sequence ATGAGTGAGACTGCCGCCAATGCCGTGACCCTGCGCTTCCTTGCGGCGCCCACCGACGTTGGCCACAGCGGTTCGGTCGACGCCGGCACCGTGCTCGAGTGGGTGGACAAGGCGGCGTACGCCGCCGCGGTCGGCTGGGCCAAGTCCTATTGCGTGACGGCATACGTTGGCAACATCCACTTCGCGGACCCGGTCAACAGCGGCGACATGGTCGAGGTCACGGCCACGATTGTCTACACAGGCCGGTCCTCCATGCACATCCGCACGGTCGTGTCCTCGGGCGATCCGAAGGGCGGCGCGGCCACGATGCGCAGCCAGTGCATCGTGATTTTCGTGGCAGTGGGCGACGACGGCAAGCCCATCCCCGTGCCGCAGTTTGAGCCGACGACACCGGAAGAAATCGAACAACGCGACCATGCGCTGGCGAGGATCAAGGTCCGCGAGGACATCGTCCAGGCAATGAGCGCACAGGAATATACCGACGCCGGAACCGCCGAGAAGGTCGTCCTGCGCTTTATGGCCGCCCCCACGGACGTGAATTGGGGCGGCAAGGTGCACGGGGGCATCGTCATGAAATGGATCGACGAGGCGGCCTACGTCTGCGCCTCACGCTACTGCGGGATGGACACGGTAGCCGTTTTCTCCGGCGGAGTGCGGTTTTACCGTCCGCTGCTCATCGGCCATGTGGTGGAGGTGGAGGCCCGGCTGGTCTACACCGGAACCAAGGGCATGCACATCGCGGTCCATGTCCGGTCCGGAGATCCCAAGGGACGCAAGCTGGAGCTGACGACCTACTGCCTGACCGTGATGGTGGCCCGCGACGAGCACGGCACGTCCGTCCCGGTCCCGCAGTGGGTTCCGGTGTCTGAGGAGGACAAGCGGCTGCACGCCCATGCCCGCGAACTGCTGGAGATCCGGGGCCGGGCACCCGGGAACCGGCTGCCCAACCACCTGCTCCCTGCCGAGGGCCGGTAG
- a CDS encoding LysR family transcriptional regulator, with protein MHLKYLQAFAVLAEELHFGRASERLRVAQPQLSVWIRRLEEDLGVSLFDRSSRSVRLTESGYAVREPILQTLAGARLIRRAAALGSSRIVGQVNIGYAGASSREVLPPLARAVRLAEPGIELKLTSLVYGGSAPTQVAAGVLDIAFSRLPVRNEHVNVRVFAYERLLAVLPSDHPLASQGELDVRDLADEPFVTFPATQGSTVRDASFRLALESGFVPQVVQEAPDSYAILSMVAAGAGVTLTLSSVSHIDRPGLVYRELSGTPTYLATVIVSARHNLSRAAGAVIGIMEDIFPTPEPPAGRVLQ; from the coding sequence ATGCATCTGAAGTACCTGCAAGCTTTCGCGGTCCTCGCAGAGGAACTCCATTTTGGTCGCGCCTCAGAACGCCTGCGGGTCGCCCAGCCGCAACTGTCGGTGTGGATCCGGCGGCTGGAAGAGGATTTGGGCGTGAGCCTCTTTGATCGGAGCTCCCGGTCCGTGCGGCTGACCGAGTCCGGGTACGCGGTTCGTGAACCGATCCTGCAGACTCTGGCGGGTGCACGCCTCATCAGGCGCGCCGCGGCTCTTGGATCTTCACGGATCGTCGGTCAAGTGAATATCGGATACGCCGGCGCCAGCAGCAGGGAAGTCCTTCCACCGCTTGCCCGGGCCGTCCGCTTGGCGGAGCCCGGCATTGAACTGAAGCTGACGTCGCTGGTATACGGCGGATCAGCTCCGACCCAAGTGGCCGCAGGAGTCCTGGATATAGCCTTTTCGAGGCTGCCGGTCCGCAATGAACACGTGAACGTCCGGGTATTCGCCTACGAGCGTTTGCTCGCGGTCCTGCCCTCGGATCATCCGCTGGCCTCGCAGGGGGAACTTGACGTCCGCGACCTCGCCGACGAACCGTTTGTCACCTTTCCCGCCACCCAGGGATCCACAGTGCGGGACGCCTCGTTCCGGCTCGCGCTGGAGTCAGGCTTTGTCCCGCAAGTGGTGCAGGAAGCCCCCGATTCGTATGCCATCCTCAGCATGGTCGCCGCCGGGGCGGGGGTGACCCTGACGTTGTCGTCAGTAAGCCACATCGACCGGCCGGGGCTTGTATATCGCGAACTGTCCGGCACCCCCACGTACCTGGCGACGGTCATCGTGTCAGCCAGGCACAATCTGAGCCGGGCCGCCGGGGCGGTCATCGGCATAATGGAGGATATCTTTCCCACTCCTGAGCCTCCGGCGGGGCGGGTTCTCCAATAG
- a CDS encoding short-chain fatty acid transporter: protein MNNAVTEAERTAVKRNGGMQKVAGFFTELMRRYLPDPFVFAIVLTFLTVILAMVVEQQSFTDVTAAWGKGFWSLLAFTTQMAVILAMGYVLANAPVVDRLMDAIVSHVEIPRTAVIVATLVGAVGSYLNWGFGLVIGGIIAKKLALHVKNVHYPLIIAAAYSGFTMYGLGLSATIPMVISTPGHPMEKQMGLITLAETIFAAPMLITAAVVLVTLPLLNGMLHPKPGQPVTEIDRSVHAVAPVRSETIDPDANTFAAKLNNSRVLAVAIGALGMAYVVVHFIRGGGVDLNLINFFILFLGILLLGTPNAYLRQLNEGVRTISGIILQFPFYAGIMAIMGASGLVVTISGIFTNISTPETLPFWGLISSFLINFFAPSGGGHWVIQGPFMIDAASAIGASTAQTSMSVMLGNAWNDLVQPFWILPALALSKLKLKDIMGYTVIMMFWVGIIYISAILLWGFLG, encoded by the coding sequence ATGAATAATGCAGTCACCGAGGCCGAACGTACTGCGGTCAAACGCAACGGCGGCATGCAGAAAGTAGCCGGTTTCTTTACCGAGCTCATGCGCCGTTACCTGCCGGACCCCTTCGTTTTTGCGATTGTCCTCACGTTCCTCACTGTAATTCTGGCAATGGTGGTTGAGCAGCAGAGCTTCACGGATGTGACCGCTGCCTGGGGCAAGGGCTTCTGGTCGCTGCTCGCGTTCACGACGCAGATGGCAGTCATCCTGGCGATGGGCTACGTACTGGCCAACGCTCCCGTGGTGGACCGGCTCATGGACGCGATCGTCAGCCACGTCGAGATCCCGCGGACCGCCGTCATCGTGGCGACCTTGGTCGGAGCGGTTGGATCTTACCTGAACTGGGGGTTCGGCCTGGTGATCGGCGGAATCATCGCCAAAAAGCTGGCCCTGCACGTCAAAAATGTGCACTACCCCCTGATCATTGCCGCGGCCTACAGCGGATTCACTATGTATGGGCTGGGATTGTCGGCGACGATTCCCATGGTCATCTCCACGCCCGGTCATCCCATGGAGAAGCAGATGGGCCTCATTACCCTCGCCGAGACCATCTTTGCCGCACCGATGTTGATCACGGCCGCGGTTGTTCTGGTTACCCTGCCGCTACTCAATGGCATGCTGCACCCCAAACCGGGGCAGCCGGTTACCGAAATAGATCGCTCCGTTCACGCAGTCGCACCCGTCAGGAGCGAAACAATCGACCCCGATGCCAACACATTCGCGGCCAAGCTGAACAACAGCCGGGTTCTCGCCGTGGCAATCGGCGCGCTGGGTATGGCCTACGTCGTCGTTCATTTCATTCGTGGCGGCGGAGTGGACCTTAACCTGATCAACTTCTTCATCCTCTTCCTGGGCATCCTGCTCCTGGGTACCCCCAATGCCTACTTGCGCCAGCTGAACGAGGGCGTCAGGACCATCTCCGGCATCATCCTCCAGTTCCCCTTTTACGCAGGCATCATGGCGATCATGGGCGCATCCGGACTCGTTGTAACGATCTCGGGAATCTTCACCAACATCTCGACGCCGGAGACGCTGCCCTTCTGGGGCCTGATCAGCTCATTCCTGATCAACTTCTTTGCACCCTCCGGCGGTGGGCACTGGGTGATCCAAGGCCCCTTCATGATCGATGCAGCCAGCGCAATCGGAGCCTCGACAGCTCAGACTTCCATGTCAGTAATGCTCGGCAATGCCTGGAATGACCTGGTCCAGCCGTTCTGGATCCTCCCGGCCCTGGCGCTTTCAAAGCTCAAGCTCAAAGACATCATGGGCTACACCGTGATCATGATGTTCTGGGTTGGCATCATCTACATTTCCGCCATCCTGCTCTGGGGCTTCCTGGGCTAG
- the catC gene encoding muconolactone Delta-isomerase, with product MLFLVRMDVNLPVDMPQEKATQIKAVEKAYSQDLQRQGKWRHIWRVVGEYSNYSVFDAESNDEVHDMLSGLPLFPYMDIQVTPLAKHPSDIR from the coding sequence ATGCTGTTCCTGGTCCGTATGGACGTCAACCTTCCCGTGGATATGCCGCAAGAAAAGGCGACCCAGATCAAAGCCGTGGAGAAGGCGTACTCCCAAGATCTTCAGCGGCAAGGAAAGTGGCGCCACATTTGGAGAGTCGTGGGGGAGTACTCCAACTATTCAGTTTTTGACGCGGAGAGCAATGACGAGGTGCACGACATGCTCTCCGGACTGCCGCTATTCCCCTACATGGATATCCAGGTGACGCCCTTGGCCAAGCACCCCTCGGATATCCGCTGA
- a CDS encoding DoxX family protein, which translates to MNQPTLTTSARTILRIVTGFLFAAHGWQKFNEFTIAGTQAAFTQMGVPAANLVAPVVATLELVGGAALILGVLTRVFAALLTVDMLGALFLVHAPAGIFAATGGYELVLILAAAALAVALVGAGKVSVDKALFGRSGSKLSVLA; encoded by the coding sequence ATGAACCAGCCCACACTCACCACATCGGCCCGGACGATCCTGCGCATCGTCACAGGATTCCTCTTCGCCGCGCACGGCTGGCAGAAATTCAACGAATTCACGATTGCAGGCACCCAGGCCGCCTTTACACAGATGGGTGTTCCGGCCGCCAACCTCGTTGCCCCGGTCGTCGCCACGCTGGAACTTGTCGGCGGCGCCGCACTGATCCTGGGCGTGCTCACCCGCGTGTTCGCCGCCCTGCTCACGGTGGACATGCTGGGCGCCCTGTTCCTGGTCCATGCCCCGGCGGGAATCTTCGCAGCAACGGGCGGCTACGAACTGGTGCTGATCCTGGCGGCCGCGGCGCTGGCCGTTGCCCTGGTCGGCGCCGGCAAGGTCTCCGTGGACAAGGCGCTCTTCGGCCGCTCCGGCTCCAAGCTCAGCGTCCTGGCCTGA
- a CDS encoding MATE family efflux transporter: MPASAPTPATRPSPAGRRREILRLAVPAFGALIAEPLFLLADAAIVGHLGVAQLAGVGLASAVLHTVVGLMVFLAYSTTPAVARALGNGQLPRALAAGRDGVWLALLLGAALAVAGFLAAEPLLDLMGARGAVRIFAVDYLRWSMPGLVAMLVIFAGTGVLRGLQDTRTPLFVAAAGFTLNIALNLFLVYGLQLSVTGSAIGTSIAQWAMALVYVVMVQRNARNHGVSLLPDWHGIRALTRVGSWLMLRTLSLRIAILATVVVATAQGPANLAAHQLAMTVFTLLAFALDALAIAAQALIGKELGASRPAAARELTGTMVRWGLGFGVLAGLLLAVAAPWAGLLFTPDAEVQAALTLALWVLAAGQPIAGLVFVLDGVLIGAGDAKYLAIAGVVNLAVYLPLLLAVRQSGAGGGTGLLWLWAAFSLGYMAARAVTLGLRARTDRWMVLGSP; this comes from the coding sequence GTGCCAGCCTCCGCCCCGACTCCCGCAACACGACCGTCCCCGGCGGGGCGCCGGCGGGAGATCCTGCGCCTCGCGGTCCCGGCCTTTGGTGCGCTGATCGCCGAACCGCTGTTCCTCCTCGCGGACGCGGCAATCGTCGGCCACCTCGGCGTAGCCCAGCTCGCCGGAGTCGGACTCGCATCCGCGGTGCTGCACACAGTGGTGGGCCTCATGGTGTTCCTCGCCTACTCCACCACTCCGGCCGTGGCGCGGGCGCTCGGCAACGGGCAGCTGCCCAGGGCCCTCGCTGCCGGCCGGGATGGCGTCTGGCTGGCGCTCCTGCTTGGAGCCGCCCTGGCCGTCGCCGGCTTCCTGGCCGCCGAGCCTCTCCTGGACCTGATGGGCGCCCGCGGTGCGGTGCGGATCTTTGCCGTGGACTACCTGCGCTGGTCGATGCCCGGACTCGTCGCGATGCTGGTCATCTTCGCCGGCACCGGCGTGCTGCGGGGCCTGCAGGACACCCGCACCCCGCTGTTTGTCGCGGCCGCCGGCTTCACCCTGAACATCGCGCTCAACCTCTTCCTGGTGTACGGGCTGCAGCTCTCCGTCACCGGCTCGGCGATCGGCACCAGCATCGCCCAATGGGCCATGGCACTGGTCTACGTGGTGATGGTCCAGCGGAACGCCCGCAACCACGGTGTTTCCCTGCTCCCCGATTGGCATGGCATCCGGGCCCTGACCAGGGTGGGCTCCTGGCTGATGTTGCGGACGCTCAGCCTGCGCATCGCGATCCTTGCCACGGTTGTGGTGGCCACGGCCCAGGGGCCGGCCAACCTGGCAGCCCACCAGCTCGCGATGACGGTCTTCACGCTCCTCGCGTTCGCCCTGGACGCCCTGGCTATTGCCGCGCAGGCGCTGATCGGCAAGGAACTCGGCGCCTCCCGCCCGGCGGCGGCGAGGGAGCTCACCGGAACCATGGTCCGCTGGGGTCTCGGCTTTGGCGTGCTGGCCGGGCTCCTGCTGGCCGTCGCGGCGCCGTGGGCGGGACTGCTCTTCACGCCCGACGCCGAGGTCCAGGCAGCGCTCACGCTGGCGCTGTGGGTACTCGCCGCCGGACAGCCGATCGCCGGCCTTGTTTTCGTCCTCGACGGCGTTCTGATCGGTGCGGGGGATGCGAAGTACCTGGCGATTGCCGGCGTCGTGAATCTCGCTGTGTATCTCCCGCTGCTTCTGGCGGTCCGGCAATCCGGGGCCGGCGGCGGTACGGGGCTGCTCTGGCTGTGGGCGGCGTTCTCGCTGGGCTATATGGCGGCCCGGGCCGTGACCCTTGGCCTCCGCGCGCGGACGGACCGGTGGATGGTACTCGGCTCGCCCTGA